The genome window CAGCGGCCAGGTGCTGCTGGACATGCGCTACGCCGACTACGGCCCGCTGGCCAAGGCGCTGGAGTGGGGTATCAACGTGCACCTGGGCCAGGAGTACGGCGTGCTCAACCAGCTCGTGCTGATCGGCGCCTGCCTGGGCATCGTGCTGCTGTGCGTGAGCGCGGCGGTGATGTGGTGGAAGCGGCGCCCGCAGGGCGGGCTCGGCGTGCCGCCGTTGCCGGCGGACCGGCGCACGCTGCGCGGCGTGGTCGCGCTGCTGGCGCTGGGCGGGCTGCTGTTTCCGCTGGTGGGGCTGTCCTTGCTGCTGATGCTGGCGCTGGACTGGATGCTGGTGCTGCGGCGCGAGCCCGCGGTGGGGGCTTAGGACGTCAGTGCTGGAATTCACTGTGATTCTGTGGCGATAAGCGACGCCATCGGTGCATCCGACTTGGCTGCAGTCGGGACTGAAGTCCCTCCCACAAGAAGGTGCACGTGGTCGGCGCTGGGGTCAGGGCTTGCACAGGAGACACGGGGCTGCGCTCCTACGAAGGCCGAGCGCGTGCTTGAGCGCGTCACAGATCCTCGTGGATCCCGCACTCGCGCTTGAGGCCGAAGAAGCGCGTGTCTTCGTCGCGCATGCCCGGTTCCCAGCGGCGGGTGGTGTGGAAATCGCCGATGGAGACGTAGCCCTGTTCCCACAGCGGGTGATAGGGCAGGTCGTGCTGCTGCATGTATTGCCACAGGTCGCGATCACTCCAGTCGGCGATCGGGTTGATCTTGTAGCGGTCGCCGCGCTTCTGCACGAACGGGGTCTGCGCGCGGCTGTCGGACTGGCTGCGGCGCAGGCCGGTGAACCAGGTGCCGACCTTCAGTTCGTCCAGGGCGCGGCGCATCGGCTCGACCTTGCGCAGGTTGTTGTACTGCTCGATGCCGACCATGCCCTGTTCCCACAGGCGGCCGTGGCGCGCTTCCATCCAGGCGCGGCTGACCAGCGGACGGTAGATCTTGAGATTGAGCTTGAGCCGCTCGGTGAGCGCGTCGGCGAAGCGGTAGGTCTCGGCGAACAGGTAGCCGGTGTCGATCAGGATCACCGGGATGTCCGGGCGCTGCCGGGTCAGCAGGTGCAAGGTGGCTGCCGATTGCGCGCCGAAGCTGGACGACAGCGCCGCTTCGGCCGGGCCGTGCTGCAACGCCCAGGCCACGCGCTCCGGCGCGGACAGCGTCGCCAGCAGCGCATTGGCGGCATCGAGATCCAGGGCTGGCACCGGTGCGTTGGCGGAGGCGTTTTGGGAGGCGGCGGGCAAAGCGCTCATGCGTGCAGTTCCGACGGAAGCAGGTGACGG of Xanthomonas sacchari contains these proteins:
- a CDS encoding phosphoadenylyl-sulfate reductase — encoded protein: MSALPAASQNASANAPVPALDLDAANALLATLSAPERVAWALQHGPAEAALSSSFGAQSAATLHLLTRQRPDIPVILIDTGYLFAETYRFADALTERLKLNLKIYRPLVSRAWMEARHGRLWEQGMVGIEQYNNLRKVEPMRRALDELKVGTWFTGLRRSQSDSRAQTPFVQKRGDRYKINPIADWSDRDLWQYMQQHDLPYHPLWEQGYVSIGDFHTTRRWEPGMRDEDTRFFGLKRECGIHEDL